The Xenopus laevis strain J_2021 chromosome 5L, Xenopus_laevis_v10.1, whole genome shotgun sequence genome has a segment encoding these proteins:
- the LOC121393546 gene encoding uncharacterized protein LOC121393546, which produces MNLRNYFIWIIIFGLIMICKTTSEDTQEYEANDESAYLDEDANVDDEDAYLHYPEPESEKTAETFTIQPTIQWTSAGNETETENDNQYDIPVIVTGCILVIPVIGAIAWLVYAKIIKKKQPVNDVENPLETAQPEKDSPILESSDSFFRCLYKKIKEKITKKKPVTDVENPPEIAPSKQQFIEAKRPVFEKPKEKKKKKTVTVAGREKPLMTIRPQQISATDESPVRSVVKKIKRKKKKTINKAESLPAAAAESPDRGKLSEITENSEVPIDISLPEPESDTFDVFSYMESILSSHKTPKNQKRKKVQRYAMFEEIMNNEENAEGLTQQLIALQNKSPTLKVLVRYEPIDDSKEEDATSLKSEMETSTIQLQTSEPREPESLVQYEPIEDSKEEDAKSLQSEMETTTIQLQTSEQRKPESEVQILRIEPPNEDGELPLQIVQESIPVPQQPSEHSEDVVKKSESTVKEDLFFFFLLSCANMLQTNSSELAAYVKQPSEPE; this is translated from the exons ATGAATCTAAGAAACTATTTTATATGGATTATTATATTTGGACTGATTATGATTTGCAAAACTACATCAG AAGATACACAAGAATATGAAGCAAATGATGAAAGTGCATATTTAGATGAAGACGCAAATGTAGATGATGAAGACGCATACTTACATTATCCTGAACCTGAATCAGAAAAAACTGCGGAAACATTTACAATTCAGCCTACAATTCAGTGGACAAGTGCTGGGAATGAAACGGAGACGGAGAATGATAATCAATATGATATTCCAGTAATTGTTACAGGGTGTATTCTGGTAATTCCTGTGATTGGAGCTATTGCATG GCTAGTGTACGCAAAAATTATAAAGAAGAAGCAACCAGTTAATGATGTTGAAAACCCACTAGAAACAGCACAGCCAGAGAAAGATTCTCCAATACTTGAAAGCTCTGATAG ttttttcaGGTGTCTGTATAAAAAGATTAAGGAGAAGATAACAAAGAAGAAACCAGTTACTGACGTGGAGAACCCGCCAGAAATAGCTCCATCCAAGCAACAATTTATAGAAGCTAAAAG gcCGGTGTTTGAAAAAcctaaggaaaagaaaaagaagaaaacagtCACAGTCGCTGGCAGAGAGAAGCCGCTAATGACCATTCGGCCTCAGCAAATATCAGCCACAGATGAAAGCCCTGTTAG gtctgtggttaaaaaaataaagcggaaaaagaaaaaaacaattaataaagcAGAGAGCctaccagcagcagcagctgaaagCCCTGATAG GGGAAAGCTTAGTGAAATTACAGAGAACAGTGAAGTGCCTATAGACATAAGCCTTCCAGAACCTGAAAGTGACACATTCGATGTTTTCAGCTATATGGAGTCTATATTGTCATCACATAAAACGCCTAAGAATCAGAAACGTAAAAA GGTACAACGTTATGCAATGTTTGAAGAAATTATGAATAATGAAGAAAATGCAGAAGGATTGACGCAACAGTTGATTGCGCTTCAAAACAAATCACCAACTCTCAAAGT TTTGGTGCGGTATGAACCGATAGATGATAGTAAGGAGGAAGATGCTACATCACTGAAGTCAGAGATGGAAACTTCTACTATCCAACTGCAGACTTCAGAACCCAGGGAACCAGAGAG tttGGTGCAGTATGAACCGATAGAAGATAGTAAGGAGGAAGATGCTAAATCACTGCAGTCTGAGATGGAAACTACTACTATCCAACTGCAGACTTCAGAACAGAGGAAACCAGAGAG TGAAGTACAAATTCTACGGATTGAACCACCTAATGAGGATGGTGAACTTCCTTTGCAAATAGTGCAGGAAAGCATTCCCGTCCCACAACAGCCTTCAGAACACAGTGAAGATGTTGTCAAGAAAAGTGAATCTACGGTGAAAGAGgacctatttttctttttcttattgtcGTGTGCTAATATGCTTCAGACAAATTCCTCAGAACTAGCAGCATATGTTAAGCAACCTTCAGAACCTGAATG A